A part of Paraburkholderia largidicola genomic DNA contains:
- a CDS encoding 1-aminocyclopropane-1-carboxylate deaminase yields MNLQRFPRYPLTFGPTPIQPLKRLSDHLGGKVQLYAKREDCNSGLAFGGNKTRKLEYLIPEALAQGCDTLVSIGGIQSNQTRQVAAVAAHLGMKCVLVQENWVNYSDAVYDRVGNIQMSRIMGADVRLVPDGFDIGFRKSWEDALDSVRAAGGKPYAIPAGCSDHPLGGLGFVGFAEEVRQQEEELGFKFDYIVVCSVTGSTQAGMIVGFAADGRADRVIGIDASAKPEQTREQITRIAKRTAEQVDLGRDITAQDVVLDTRYGGPEYGLPNEGTLEAIRLCARLEGVMTDPVYEGKSMHGMIDKVRRGEFPEGSKVLYAHLGGVPALNAYSFLFREG; encoded by the coding sequence ATGAACCTGCAACGTTTCCCCCGCTATCCCCTCACCTTCGGGCCGACGCCGATCCAGCCGCTCAAGCGCCTTTCGGATCATCTCGGCGGCAAGGTCCAGCTGTATGCGAAGCGCGAGGACTGCAACAGCGGTCTCGCGTTCGGCGGCAACAAGACGCGCAAGCTGGAATACCTGATTCCCGAAGCGCTCGCGCAAGGCTGCGACACGCTGGTGTCGATCGGCGGGATCCAGTCGAACCAGACGCGCCAGGTGGCCGCCGTCGCCGCGCATCTGGGCATGAAGTGCGTGCTGGTGCAGGAGAACTGGGTGAACTATTCCGACGCCGTGTATGACCGCGTCGGCAATATCCAGATGTCGCGCATCATGGGCGCGGACGTGCGGCTCGTGCCGGATGGCTTCGATATCGGGTTTCGCAAGAGCTGGGAAGATGCGCTCGACAGCGTGCGCGCGGCAGGCGGCAAGCCTTATGCGATCCCCGCCGGCTGCTCGGACCATCCGCTCGGCGGACTGGGTTTCGTCGGCTTCGCGGAAGAGGTGCGTCAGCAGGAAGAAGAACTGGGCTTCAAGTTCGATTACATCGTCGTGTGCTCGGTGACGGGCAGCACGCAGGCCGGGATGATCGTCGGCTTCGCGGCGGACGGACGCGCGGACCGCGTGATCGGTATCGACGCATCGGCGAAACCGGAACAGACGCGCGAGCAGATCACGCGCATCGCGAAGCGCACGGCCGAACAGGTCGATCTGGGCCGCGATATCACCGCGCAGGACGTCGTGCTCGATACGCGCTACGGCGGCCCGGAATACGGCTTGCCGAACGAAGGCACGCTCGAAGCGATCCGCCTGTGTGCGCGGCTCGAAGGCGTAATGACCGATCCCGTCTACGAAGGCAAATCGATGCACGGGATGATCGACAAGGTGCGGCGCGGCGAATTTCCTGAAGGCTCGAAGGTGCTGTACGCGCATCTGGGCGGCGTGCCCGCGCTGAACGCCTATAGCTTCCTGTTCCGCGAAGGCTGA
- a CDS encoding glycoside hydrolase family 28 protein, whose amino-acid sequence MTTHNRSSRANRAGSSTSSVGPDGPQSPQRRTFIAFAGAAAGATLLGTLPGCGGNHSNSTAPTANSDPVWGSNGAAEQIIASLQKVSQSMFPSVDFVVTSYGAQPCGVIAATNPYGATASSPTSPGADQTHAPGSFDSRPAFLAAIAACGAAGGGRVVVPAGTWYCAGPIVLQSNVNFHLGANCTIYFSPNPADYAKDGPVDCASNGKLYYSRWQANDCLNFGAPVYARNQTNIAITGEGASSVLNGQAMTPFAGSGTTSTCWWTYKGTKNAYGCTGSTTPSQAYANPNNVDLKAVVPGISDALYALLTSTATPWQQDQNYLPALSEAGVPVEQRIFGLGHYLRPCMVEFLGCTNVLMENYRTNNTPFWQHHPTDCASVVIRGVTVDSIGPNNDGFDPDACNNVLCDGVTFNTGDDCIAIKSGKALDTTYGPAQNHVIQNCTMNSGHGGITLGSEMGGGVQNIYARNLQMLNQNWQTNPLNIAIRIKTNMNRGGYVKNFYVDNVTLPNGVNLTGGGYGSALLAGSPINATVPLGVATASAANPSAAQGGLITFDCDYQPANDAVRTRPALVQNVNISNVTASNVTVNGVTASCFQAIVAQGPVAFDYNGPAPAPAIPPISGVTITNCNLGTPVCNGTASSTTPGAIYAYNVNAISLSNVSIGGTVYNTSVVDSR is encoded by the coding sequence GTGACGACGCACAACAGAAGCAGTCGCGCGAACAGGGCAGGCTCGAGCACATCCAGCGTGGGCCCAGACGGCCCGCAATCCCCGCAACGCCGTACCTTCATCGCATTCGCGGGCGCGGCAGCGGGCGCAACGCTGCTCGGCACGCTGCCCGGTTGCGGCGGCAATCATTCGAACTCGACAGCGCCAACGGCAAACAGCGACCCGGTCTGGGGCAGCAATGGCGCAGCGGAGCAGATCATCGCGTCGCTGCAGAAGGTCTCGCAGTCGATGTTTCCGTCCGTCGATTTCGTCGTCACGAGTTACGGCGCGCAGCCTTGCGGTGTGATCGCCGCGACGAATCCGTACGGCGCTACGGCGTCATCGCCAACCAGTCCCGGCGCGGACCAGACCCACGCGCCCGGCTCGTTCGATTCGCGCCCCGCGTTCCTTGCCGCTATTGCCGCGTGCGGCGCGGCGGGCGGCGGGCGTGTCGTGGTGCCGGCGGGCACGTGGTATTGCGCCGGTCCGATCGTGTTGCAGAGCAATGTGAACTTCCATCTGGGCGCGAACTGCACGATCTATTTCAGCCCGAATCCCGCCGACTATGCGAAGGACGGCCCCGTCGACTGCGCATCGAACGGCAAGCTCTATTACAGCCGCTGGCAGGCAAACGATTGCCTGAATTTCGGCGCTCCTGTCTATGCGCGCAACCAGACCAACATCGCGATCACGGGCGAAGGCGCGAGCTCCGTGCTCAACGGCCAGGCGATGACGCCGTTCGCGGGCAGCGGCACGACGAGCACGTGCTGGTGGACCTATAAAGGCACGAAGAACGCCTATGGCTGCACCGGCTCGACGACGCCTTCGCAGGCCTACGCAAACCCGAATAACGTCGATCTGAAAGCGGTCGTGCCCGGTATTTCTGATGCGCTCTACGCGCTGTTGACCAGCACCGCGACGCCCTGGCAGCAGGACCAGAACTATCTGCCGGCGCTATCGGAAGCGGGCGTGCCCGTCGAGCAGCGGATCTTCGGGCTCGGTCATTATCTGCGGCCATGCATGGTCGAGTTCCTCGGCTGCACGAACGTGCTGATGGAGAACTACCGCACGAACAACACGCCGTTCTGGCAGCACCATCCGACCGACTGCGCGAGCGTCGTGATACGCGGCGTGACGGTGGACAGCATCGGACCGAACAACGACGGCTTTGATCCCGACGCCTGCAACAACGTGCTGTGCGACGGCGTCACCTTCAACACGGGCGACGACTGCATCGCAATCAAGTCCGGCAAGGCGCTCGACACCACGTACGGCCCCGCGCAGAACCACGTGATCCAGAACTGCACGATGAACAGCGGCCACGGCGGCATTACGCTGGGCAGCGAAATGGGCGGCGGCGTGCAGAACATCTATGCGCGTAACCTGCAGATGCTCAACCAGAACTGGCAAACCAATCCGCTGAACATAGCGATTCGCATCAAGACCAACATGAATCGCGGCGGCTATGTGAAGAACTTCTACGTCGATAACGTCACGCTGCCGAACGGCGTCAATCTGACGGGCGGCGGCTATGGCAGCGCGTTGCTCGCGGGCAGCCCGATCAATGCGACGGTGCCGCTGGGCGTGGCGACGGCCTCCGCCGCCAATCCATCGGCGGCGCAAGGCGGGTTGATCACGTTCGATTGCGACTACCAGCCCGCCAACGATGCCGTGCGCACACGTCCCGCGCTCGTGCAGAACGTGAACATCTCCAATGTGACGGCGAGCAACGTAACGGTGAACGGCGTGACGGCCTCGTGCTTTCAGGCGATCGTCGCGCAGGGGCCCGTCGCATTCGACTACAACGGTCCCGCGCCGGCGCCCGCGATTCCGCCCATCTCCGGCGTCACGATCACGAACTGCAATCTCGGCACACCTGTGTGCAACGGCACGGCAAGCTCGACCACGCCGGGGGCGATCTACGCGTACAACGTGAATGCGATTTCGCTGTCCAACGTGTCGATCGGCGGGACAGTCTACAACACCTCGGTGGTGGACTCGCGCTGA
- the hyi gene encoding hydroxypyruvate isomerase: protein MTKLCANLTMLFTEHDFPERFAAASKAGFKGVEYLFPYAYEKDRLAALLHQHGLEQVLHNLPAGDWAGGERGIACLPERVGEFQEGVGTAIDYARALGCKQLNVLAGIAPAGVDQDTIRETFVGNLRFAAAELKRAGIRLLVEPINTFDIPGFYVNRTQQALDLIDEAGGDNLYLQYDIYHMQRMEGELAATLQKHLPRIAHVQLADNPGRHEPGTGEINYPFLFGHLDAIGYEGWIGCEYKPATTTDAGLGWTAAYL from the coding sequence ATGACAAAACTCTGCGCCAATCTGACCATGCTCTTCACCGAGCATGATTTTCCGGAGCGTTTTGCCGCTGCGTCGAAGGCAGGTTTCAAGGGTGTCGAGTATCTGTTCCCGTACGCATACGAAAAAGACCGGCTCGCCGCGCTGCTTCACCAGCACGGCCTCGAACAGGTGCTGCACAACCTGCCGGCGGGCGACTGGGCAGGCGGCGAGCGCGGCATCGCGTGTTTGCCGGAGCGCGTCGGCGAGTTTCAGGAAGGCGTCGGTACCGCGATCGACTACGCGCGCGCCCTTGGCTGCAAACAGTTGAACGTGCTGGCGGGTATCGCGCCAGCGGGTGTGGATCAGGACACGATTCGCGAGACCTTCGTCGGCAATCTGCGCTTCGCCGCGGCAGAGTTGAAACGGGCAGGTATACGCCTGCTGGTCGAGCCGATCAATACGTTCGATATCCCAGGTTTCTACGTGAACCGCACGCAACAGGCGCTCGATCTGATCGACGAGGCTGGCGGCGACAACCTCTATTTGCAGTACGACATCTATCACATGCAGCGGATGGAAGGCGAACTGGCCGCAACGCTCCAGAAACACCTGCCGCGCATCGCGCATGTCCAGCTCGCCGACAATCCGGGCCGCCACGAACCCGGCACGGGCGAGATCAACTACCCGTTCCTGTTCGGCCACCTCGATGCGATCGGCTATGAAGGCTGGATCGGCTGCGAGTACAAGCCCGCCACGACCACGGATGCGGGCCTCGGCTGGACGGCTGCCTACCTCTGA
- a CDS encoding MFS transporter, translating into MQRHTIKGLRWWIIGLIMLGTVFNYLARSSLSVAAPTLTEKLHMTTQQYSYVVAAFQGAYTVMQPVAGYILDFVGLKIGFAIFAIAWAASNMLHGLATGWTSLAFFRGLLGMSEAAIFPAGMKAISQWFPAKERSIATGWLNTGTSIGAMLAPPLVVYCILTFNWQMAFVVTGGSALIWVALWLVFFRKPEDHPNLSTDERQYILAGQERRAQDATARPSWRHVLSTRRFWGIAIPRFLAEPAWQTFNFWIPLYLFTVRHMNLKEIALFGWMPFLAADLGCLVGGYLAPFFIRRFNASLITSRKLVIICGAVLMVGPACIGLAASPYVAIALFCMGAFAHQAISGALFTLASDVFGQHEVGTATGFSGMFGWLGGMIFSLIVGALAATLGYNPLFVCLMLFDIIGATVAWKLITHGESSAPAHVAVPAELAEQQTSGR; encoded by the coding sequence GTGCAACGCCATACGATCAAAGGATTACGCTGGTGGATCATCGGGCTCATCATGCTCGGGACCGTCTTCAACTATCTCGCGCGCAGCTCGCTGTCCGTCGCCGCGCCGACGCTCACCGAAAAGCTGCACATGACGACGCAGCAATACTCGTATGTCGTCGCGGCGTTCCAGGGCGCGTACACGGTGATGCAGCCCGTCGCGGGCTATATCCTCGACTTCGTCGGGCTCAAGATCGGCTTTGCGATTTTCGCTATCGCGTGGGCCGCGTCGAACATGCTGCACGGTCTTGCGACTGGCTGGACGTCGCTGGCGTTCTTCCGCGGCCTGCTCGGCATGAGCGAAGCCGCGATTTTCCCGGCGGGCATGAAGGCGATCAGCCAATGGTTCCCGGCGAAAGAGCGCTCCATCGCGACGGGCTGGCTGAACACGGGCACGTCGATCGGCGCGATGCTCGCACCGCCGCTCGTCGTGTACTGCATCCTGACGTTCAACTGGCAGATGGCCTTCGTCGTGACGGGCGGCTCGGCGCTGATCTGGGTGGCATTGTGGCTCGTGTTCTTCCGCAAGCCCGAAGATCACCCCAATCTGTCGACGGACGAACGCCAGTACATCCTGGCCGGCCAGGAGCGGCGTGCGCAGGACGCGACGGCGCGTCCGTCGTGGCGTCACGTGCTGTCGACGCGCCGTTTCTGGGGCATCGCGATTCCGCGTTTTCTCGCCGAGCCGGCATGGCAGACCTTCAACTTCTGGATTCCGCTCTACCTGTTCACCGTTCGACATATGAACCTGAAGGAGATCGCGCTGTTCGGCTGGATGCCGTTCCTTGCTGCGGATCTCGGGTGTCTGGTCGGCGGTTATCTCGCACCGTTCTTCATTCGTCGCTTCAACGCGTCGCTGATCACGTCGCGCAAGCTGGTCATCATCTGCGGCGCGGTGCTGATGGTCGGCCCGGCGTGCATCGGCCTCGCGGCCAGCCCGTATGTCGCGATCGCGCTGTTCTGCATGGGCGCCTTCGCTCACCAGGCCATCTCCGGCGCGCTGTTCACGCTCGCGTCCGACGTGTTCGGCCAGCACGAAGTCGGCACGGCGACGGGCTTCTCCGGCATGTTCGGCTGGCTGGGCGGGATGATCTTCTCGTTGATCGTCGGCGCGTTGGCGGCTACTCTCGGCTATAACCCGCTGTTCGTCTGTCTGATGCTGTTCGACATCATCGGCGCGACGGTCGCGTGGAAGCTGATCACGCACGGCGAGTCGTCCGCGCCCGCGCATGTCGCCGTACCCGCGGAACTCGCGGAGCAACAGACCTCGGGCCGCTGA
- a CDS encoding NAD-dependent epimerase/dehydratase family protein: MTKKIALSGAGGQLGRFLRAALNERGVNLRSAAGSRALEPLFDGEDVMHGDLRDPAVVDRLMQGVDVLIHMAGTSVERPLPEIIENNLRGLVEVYEGARRHGVRRIIFASSNHAIGMYPVEDKLTLDCAFRPDGFYGLSKAWGESLARMYWDKHGIESVCIRIGSCIEKPTEFRHLSTWLGHDDFLHLIDRCINVPELGFQVVWGVSNNTRSYWDNAAAAPLGYQPKQNAEDYAGEILKQPNPLDPVAQRFQGGSFVTIDYTPPEQRNVRR, from the coding sequence ATGACGAAAAAAATTGCATTGAGCGGTGCGGGCGGTCAGCTTGGCCGCTTCCTGCGCGCCGCGCTGAACGAGCGTGGCGTGAACTTGCGGTCCGCGGCGGGCTCGCGCGCGCTGGAACCGTTGTTCGACGGCGAGGACGTGATGCATGGCGATCTGCGCGACCCCGCCGTGGTCGACCGGCTGATGCAAGGCGTCGACGTGCTGATCCACATGGCGGGCACGAGCGTCGAGCGGCCGCTGCCCGAAATCATCGAAAACAATCTGCGCGGCCTCGTCGAAGTGTACGAAGGCGCGCGGCGGCATGGCGTGCGCCGCATTATCTTCGCAAGCTCGAATCACGCGATCGGCATGTATCCCGTCGAAGACAAGCTCACGCTCGACTGCGCGTTCCGTCCCGATGGTTTTTACGGTCTCAGCAAGGCGTGGGGTGAATCGCTGGCGCGCATGTACTGGGACAAGCACGGCATCGAAAGCGTGTGCATCCGCATCGGCAGTTGCATCGAAAAGCCGACGGAGTTTCGGCACCTCAGCACCTGGCTCGGTCACGACGATTTCCTGCATCTCATCGACCGCTGCATCAATGTGCCCGAGCTTGGTTTTCAGGTGGTCTGGGGCGTGTCCAACAACACGCGCAGCTACTGGGACAATGCCGCGGCAGCGCCGCTCGGCTATCAGCCGAAGCAGAACGCAGAAGACTACGCCGGTGAAATCCTGAAGCAGCCGAATCCGCTCGATCCCGTCGCACAGCGTTTTCAGGGCGGCAGCTTCGTGACGATCGACTACACGCCGCCCGAACAACGCAACGTCCGGCGCTGA
- a CDS encoding HpcH/HpaI aldolase family protein codes for MKLPENPFKRALQAGRQQIGLWSSLASHVSVEILAGSGFDWLLLDMEHSPNELPMVHSQLQACAGTPTHPVVRPPWNDMVTIKRLLDSGAQTLLIPYVETEDEARDAVSFTRYPPEGVRGYASTARASDFGRIKDYPKLCASELCVLVQIESRLGLQNLERIAAVEGVDGIFIGPGDLSAALGHVGDLKHPDVQAAVDDAIKRIVATGKPAGILIGDEALARHYIDLGCLFTAVGSDIGLLARNAEQLAARFKAAG; via the coding sequence ATGAAGCTTCCGGAGAATCCATTCAAACGCGCGCTGCAGGCCGGGCGTCAGCAGATCGGCTTGTGGTCGAGCCTTGCGAGCCATGTGTCGGTCGAAATCCTGGCGGGTTCGGGTTTCGACTGGCTGCTGCTCGACATGGAACATTCACCCAACGAACTGCCGATGGTGCATAGCCAGTTGCAGGCGTGCGCGGGCACGCCGACGCATCCCGTCGTGCGGCCGCCGTGGAACGACATGGTGACGATCAAGCGCCTGCTCGACAGCGGCGCGCAGACGCTGCTGATTCCCTACGTCGAAACCGAAGACGAAGCGCGCGATGCCGTGTCGTTCACCCGTTATCCGCCGGAAGGCGTGCGCGGTTATGCATCGACGGCGCGGGCGTCGGACTTCGGGCGTATCAAGGATTATCCGAAGCTGTGCGCAAGCGAACTCTGCGTGCTCGTGCAGATCGAGAGCCGGCTCGGCTTGCAGAATCTGGAGCGCATTGCGGCCGTCGAGGGTGTCGACGGCATCTTTATCGGTCCTGGCGATCTGTCGGCGGCGCTCGGGCATGTGGGCGACCTCAAGCATCCTGACGTGCAGGCAGCCGTCGACGATGCGATCAAACGGATCGTTGCGACGGGCAAGCCCGCGGGCATTCTGATCGGCGATGAAGCGCTCGCGCGGCACTATATCGATCTCGGCTGTCTGTTCACGGCGGTGGGTTCGGATATCGGGCTGCTTGCGCGTAACGCCGAGCAGCTTGCGGCGAGGTTCAAGGCGGCTGGATAA
- a CDS encoding DUF4410 domain-containing protein: MFAALNSVRGKTLRSASAAIAFSAMLLSGCAAASVTNTAQYSTLTQANPQNVYVYTFASNPESVKLDNSGLIHKLGASFSGSSQTSQSSQMQEAAAASDTLTDEVVAKLQSMGMHAIRTDAPPPADQNVLIVEGAVGSIDAGNHRRRTLIGLGAGKSEVTAHVQVLYKPAGGMPQLVQTFDADANSGHMPGVAETAGVGAVAGHVATSAAVGGALHVGSEHKGDTVTSDAKKLADSVAKQVAQIGVAQGWASGDLVK; this comes from the coding sequence ATGTTTGCAGCTCTCAACTCCGTTCGTGGCAAAACCCTTCGCAGCGCGTCCGCTGCCATCGCCTTCAGCGCGATGCTGCTGAGCGGCTGTGCAGCCGCCAGCGTCACGAACACCGCCCAATATTCGACGCTCACGCAAGCGAACCCGCAGAACGTCTACGTCTACACGTTCGCGAGCAATCCGGAATCCGTGAAGCTCGACAACAGCGGCCTGATTCACAAACTGGGCGCAAGCTTCTCCGGTTCGTCGCAAACGTCGCAATCGTCGCAAATGCAGGAAGCAGCCGCCGCCAGCGACACGCTGACGGACGAAGTCGTCGCGAAGCTCCAGTCGATGGGCATGCACGCAATCCGCACGGATGCACCGCCGCCCGCCGACCAGAACGTGCTGATCGTCGAAGGCGCGGTCGGCTCGATCGACGCGGGCAATCATCGCCGCCGCACGCTGATCGGCCTGGGCGCCGGCAAGAGTGAAGTGACGGCGCATGTTCAGGTGCTGTACAAGCCGGCAGGCGGCATGCCGCAACTGGTGCAGACGTTCGATGCCGACGCGAACAGCGGCCATATGCCGGGCGTCGCGGAAACGGCGGGCGTGGGGGCGGTGGCGGGACACGTCGCGACATCGGCGGCTGTCGGCGGCGCGCTGCATGTCGGCTCGGAGCACAAGGGCGATACCGTCACGAGCGATGCGAAGAAGCTGGCGGATTCGGTGGCGAAGCAGGTGGCGCAGATCGGCGTCGCGCAAGGATGGGCGTCGGGCGATCTGGTGAAGTAA